The Helicobacter pylori genome includes a window with the following:
- a CDS encoding radical SAM protein, with protein sequence MAKENLPIVFGPILSRRFGKSLGVDLSPSKKQCNYNCIYCELGKAKPIECMEEVIKVETLINAIQNALNNLATPIDVLTITANGEPTLYPHLLELIQSIKPFLKGVKTLILSNGSLFYEPKVQQALKEFDIVKFSLDAIDLKAFERVDKPYSKDINKILEGILSFSQIYQGQLVAEVLLVKGVNDSANNLKLIAEFLKQINIARVDLSTIDRPSSFKAPKLSEDELLKCSLFFEGLCVSLPKRSITQAKKLISCGIDELLALISRRPLSAEEAPLILDPNTFKHLETLLNHKQITIKKVGSLEFYCTF encoded by the coding sequence ATGGCTAAAGAAAATCTGCCTATCGTTTTTGGACCCATTTTATCTAGGCGTTTTGGGAAGTCTTTGGGCGTGGATCTATCGCCCTCTAAAAAACAATGCAATTACAATTGCATTTATTGCGAGTTGGGTAAAGCCAAGCCCATTGAGTGCATGGAAGAAGTGATAAAAGTAGAAACCTTGATTAACGCCATTCAAAACGCCCTAAACAACCTTGCTACCCCCATTGATGTTTTAACCATTACCGCTAATGGCGAACCCACGCTATACCCTCATTTATTAGAGCTTATCCAAAGTATCAAGCCTTTTTTAAAGGGCGTTAAAACTTTGATTTTAAGCAATGGCTCGCTCTTTTATGAGCCAAAAGTCCAGCAAGCCTTAAAGGAATTTGACATCGTTAAATTTTCTTTAGATGCTATTGATTTGAAAGCCTTTGAAAGAGTGGATAAGCCTTATTCCAAAGACATTAACAAGATTTTAGAGGGGATTTTGAGCTTTTCTCAAATCTATCAAGGGCAACTGGTGGCTGAAGTGCTGTTGGTTAAGGGCGTGAATGATAGCGCGAACAACTTAAAGCTCATCGCTGAATTTTTAAAACAAATCAATATAGCCAGAGTGGATTTAAGCACCATAGACAGACCCTCAAGCTTTAAAGCCCCTAAATTAAGCGAAGATGAATTGTTAAAATGCTCTTTGTTTTTTGAAGGGCTTTGCGTGAGTTTGCCTAAACGATCCATTACTCAAGCCAAAAAATTGATTTCTTGCGGTATAGACGAATTGCTCGCTTTAATTTCTAGGCGCCCTTTAAGTGCAGAAGAAGCCCCCCTAATACTAGATCCTAACACCTTTAAGCATTTAGAAACTTTATTAAACCATAAGCAAATTACGATTAAAAAAGTCGGCTCTTTGGAGTTTTATTGCACGTTTTAA
- a CDS encoding outer membrane protein produces the protein MKKSVIVGAVSLAMTSLLSAETPKQEKAIKTSPTKKGERNAAFIGIDYQLGMLSTTAQNCSHGNCNGNQSGAYGSNTPNMPTASNPTGGLTHGALGTRGYKGLSNQQYAINGFGFVVGYKHFFKKSPQFGMRYYGFFDFASSYYKYYTYNDYGMRDARKGSQSFMFGYGAGTDVLFNPAIFNRENLHFGFFVGVAIGGTSWGPTNYYFKDLADEYRGSFHPSNFQVLVNGGIRLGTKHQGFEIGLKIQTIRNNYYTASADNVPEGTTYRFTFHRPYAFYWRYIVSF, from the coding sequence ATGAAGAAATCTGTTATAGTAGGTGCTGTCTCTCTAGCAATGACAAGCTTATTGTCAGCGGAGACCCCTAAGCAAGAAAAAGCTATTAAGACTAGCCCTACCAAAAAAGGTGAAAGAAATGCTGCTTTTATAGGGATTGATTACCAGTTGGGTATGCTTAGCACTACCGCTCAAAATTGTTCCCATGGGAATTGTAATGGTAATCAAAGTGGGGCTTATGGCTCTAATACGCCTAACATGCCTACAGCGTCAAACCCAACAGGAGGTCTTACTCATGGTGCTCTAGGGACTCGTGGGTATAAGGGCTTAAGCAATCAGCAATACGCTATCAATGGTTTTGGTTTTGTTGTAGGGTATAAGCATTTTTTTAAGAAATCCCCGCAATTTGGAATGCGTTATTACGGATTCTTTGATTTTGCAAGCTCTTATTATAAGTATTACACTTATAATGATTATGGTATGAGAGACGCTCGCAAGGGTTCTCAAAGTTTCATGTTTGGCTATGGGGCTGGCACAGATGTGTTGTTTAACCCGGCTATTTTCAATCGTGAGAACTTGCATTTTGGGTTTTTCGTTGGCGTTGCGATCGGTGGCACCTCTTGGGGTCCAACAAATTATTATTTTAAGGACCTAGCTGATGAATACAGAGGGAGTTTCCACCCATCAAATTTCCAGGTCTTAGTTAATGGTGGGATCCGATTAGGCACTAAACACCAAGGTTTTGAAATTGGCTTGAAAATCCAAACTATTCGCAACAATTATTATACCGCTAGTGCGGATAATGTGCCTGAAGGGACTACTTATAGATTCACCTTCCACCGCCCCTATGCCTTTTATTGGCGTTACATTGTAAGCTTTTAA
- the thrS gene encoding threonine--tRNA ligase, with amino-acid sequence MSAELIAVYKDEQIIDLEGAKVLGLSDGIKALKGSEPIYFDDSPLALEVIRHSCAHLLAQSLKALYPDAKFFVGPVVEEGFYYDFKTASKISEEDLPKIEAKMKEFAKLKLAITKEVLTREQALERFKGDELKHAVMSKISGDAFGVYQQGEFEDLCKGPHLPNTRFLNHFKLTKLAGAYLGGDENNEMLIRIYGIAFATKEGLKDYLFQIEEAKKRDHRKLGVELGLFSFDDEIGAGLPLWLPKGARLRKRIEDLLSKALLLRGYEPVKGPEILKSDVWKISGHYDNYKENMYFTTIDEQEYGIKPMNCVGHIKVYQSALHSYRDLPLRFYEYGVVHRHEKSGVLHGLLRVREFTQDDAHIFCSFEQIQSEVSAILDFTHKIMQAFDFSYEMELSTRPAKSIGDDKVWEKATNALKEALKEHRIDYKIDEGGGAFYGPKIDIKITDALKRKWQCGTIQVDMNLPERFKLAFTNEHNHAEQPVMIHRAILGSFERFIAILSEHFGGNFPFFVAPTQIALIPINEEHHVFALKLKEALKKRDIFVEVLDKNDSLNKKVRLAEKQKIPMILVLGNEEVETEILSIRDREKQAQYKIPLKEFLNMVESKMQEVSF; translated from the coding sequence ATGAGTGCGGAACTGATTGCTGTTTATAAAGATGAGCAAATAATAGATTTAGAGGGCGCGAAGGTCTTAGGGCTGAGCGATGGGATTAAAGCGTTAAAAGGGAGCGAGCCGATATATTTTGATGATTCGCCTTTGGCTTTAGAAGTGATCAGGCATTCATGTGCGCATTTGCTTGCACAAAGCTTGAAAGCCCTTTATCCGGACGCAAAATTTTTTGTAGGCCCTGTGGTAGAAGAGGGGTTTTATTACGATTTTAAGACTGCTTCAAAAATCAGCGAAGAGGATTTGCCTAAAATTGAAGCGAAAATGAAAGAATTTGCGAAGTTAAAGCTCGCTATCACTAAAGAGGTTTTAACCAGAGAGCAAGCCTTGGAGCGTTTTAAGGGCGATGAATTAAAGCATGCGGTCATGAGTAAAATCAGTGGCGATGCATTTGGCGTGTATCAACAAGGCGAGTTTGAAGATTTGTGTAAGGGGCCGCATCTCCCAAACACTCGTTTTTTAAACCATTTCAAGCTCACTAAACTGGCTGGGGCTTATTTGGGTGGCGATGAAAACAATGAAATGCTCATTAGAATCTATGGCATCGCTTTTGCCACTAAAGAGGGCTTAAAAGACTACCTTTTCCAAATAGAAGAAGCGAAAAAACGAGATCACAGAAAGTTAGGCGTGGAGCTAGGACTTTTTAGTTTTGATGATGAGATAGGGGCGGGCTTACCCTTATGGCTGCCTAAAGGGGCAAGACTCAGAAAACGCATTGAAGATTTATTGAGTAAAGCGTTACTTTTAAGAGGCTATGAGCCGGTTAAAGGTCCTGAGATTTTAAAGAGCGATGTGTGGAAAATCAGCGGGCATTATGACAACTATAAAGAAAACATGTATTTCACCACGATTGATGAGCAAGAATACGGCATAAAGCCTATGAATTGCGTGGGGCATATTAAAGTCTATCAAAGCGCTTTACACAGCTACAGAGATTTGCCCTTAAGGTTTTATGAATACGGCGTGGTGCATCGGCACGAAAAAAGTGGCGTGTTGCATGGGCTTTTAAGGGTTAGGGAATTTACCCAAGATGATGCGCATATTTTTTGCTCTTTTGAACAGATTCAAAGCGAAGTGAGCGCGATTTTAGATTTTACGCATAAGATCATGCAAGCGTTTGATTTTAGCTATGAAATGGAATTATCCACAAGGCCGGCTAAATCCATAGGCGATGATAAAGTGTGGGAAAAGGCCACTAACGCTTTAAAAGAAGCCCTAAAAGAGCACCGCATTGATTACAAGATTGATGAAGGCGGAGGGGCTTTCTATGGGCCTAAGATTGACATTAAGATCACTGACGCTTTAAAGCGTAAATGGCAGTGCGGCACGATTCAAGTGGATATGAATTTGCCTGAACGCTTCAAGCTCGCTTTCACTAATGAGCATAATCACGCTGAACAGCCGGTGATGATCCACAGAGCGATTTTAGGCTCGTTTGAAAGGTTTATTGCGATTTTGAGCGAACATTTTGGGGGGAATTTCCCTTTCTTTGTCGCGCCCACTCAAATTGCTCTCATTCCTATTAATGAAGAGCATCATGTTTTTGCTTTGAAATTAAAAGAGGCACTAAAAAAGCGCGATATTTTTGTAGAAGTGCTGGATAAAAACGACAGCTTGAATAAAAAGGTACGCTTAGCCGAAAAGCAAAAAATCCCTATGATTTTAGTGTTAGGGAATGAAGAAGTGGAAACAGAAATTTTATCCATTAGAGACAGAGAAAAACAAGCTCAATATAAAATACCCTTAAAGGAGTTTTTAAACATGGTTGAATCTAAGATGCAAGAGGTTAGTTTTTGA
- the rplT gene encoding 50S ribosomal protein L20: MRVKTGVVRRRRHKKVLKLARGFYSGRRKHFRKAKEQLERSMYYAFRDRKQKKREFRSLWVVRINAACRMHNTSYSRFMHALKVAGVELDRKVLADMAMNDMQAFESVLESVKEHL; the protein is encoded by the coding sequence ATGAGAGTTAAAACAGGCGTTGTGCGCAGAAGACGCCATAAAAAAGTCTTAAAACTCGCTAGAGGGTTTTATAGTGGCAGAAGAAAGCATTTTAGAAAGGCTAAAGAACAGCTTGAAAGAAGCATGTATTACGCCTTTAGGGATCGCAAACAAAAGAAAAGAGAATTCAGGAGTTTGTGGGTGGTAAGGATCAATGCGGCTTGCAGAATGCACAATACAAGCTATTCGCGCTTCATGCATGCCTTGAAAGTGGCTGGCGTGGAGTTAGACCGCAAGGTTTTAGCAGACATGGCGATGAATGACATGCAAGCTTTTGAGAGCGTGTTAGAGAGCGTGAAAGAGCATCTTTAA
- the rpmI gene encoding 50S ribosomal protein L35: protein MPKMKTNRGASKRFKVKKNLIKRGSAFKSHILTKKSPKRKANLNAPKHVHHTNAHSVMSLLCRA from the coding sequence ATGCCAAAAATGAAGACTAATCGCGGCGCGTCTAAGCGTTTCAAAGTTAAAAAAAACTTGATTAAGCGTGGCAGTGCTTTTAAAAGCCATATTTTGACTAAAAAAAGCCCTAAGCGTAAAGCCAATCTAAACGCGCCAAAACATGTGCATCACACTAACGCGCATTCTGTCATGTCGTTGCTTTGCAGGGCTTGA
- a CDS encoding DUF874 family protein produces MESVKIGKTNKVSKNTEMANTKTSKETHFKQVSTITNTLRSIGGIFTKIVKKVRELFKKHPKKSNVALVVLTHVACKRAKELDDKVQDKSKQTEKENQINWWKYSGLTIATSLLLAACNAGDIDKQIELEQERQKTNKSGIELEQERQKTNKSEIELEQERQKTNKSGIELANSQIKAEQEKQKTSNTQKDLVEKAEQNCQENHSQFFIKKLGIKGGIAIEIEAECKTPKPTKTNQTPKEPKHLPNSKQPRSQRGSKAQELVAYLQKELESLPYSQKAIAKQVDFYKPSSIAYLELDPRDFKVTEEWQNENLKIRSKAQAKMLEMRKTQANLSTSQSLLFVQKIFADVNKEIKVVANTEKKAEKAGYGYSKRM; encoded by the coding sequence ATGGAATCAGTAAAAATAGGAAAAACAAATAAAGTTAGCAAGAACACAGAGATGGCTAACACAAAGACAAGTAAAGAGACTCATTTTAAACAAGTGAGCACCATTACAAATACACTCCGATCAATTGGTGGGATTTTTACAAAAATTGTAAAGAAAGTCAGAGAGCTTTTCAAAAAACACCCCAAGAAAAGCAATGTGGCGTTAGTAGTATTAACCCATGTTGCATGCAAGAGAGCAAAAGAATTAGACGATAAAGTCCAAGATAAATCCAAACAAACTGAAAAAGAAAATCAAATCAATTGGTGGAAATATTCAGGATTAACCATAGCGACAAGTTTATTGTTAGCCGCTTGTAATGCTGGTGATATTGATAAACAAATAGAACTAGAACAAGAAAGACAGAAAACAAACAAGAGTGGGATAGAGTTAGAACAAGAAAGGCAAAAGACAAATAAGAGTGAGATAGAGTTAGAACAAGAAAGACAGAAAACAAACAAGAGTGGGATAGAACTCGCTAATAGTCAAATAAAAGCAGAACAAGAAAAACAAAAGACAAGCAATACACAGAAAGATTTGGTTGAAAAAGCAGAACAAAATTGCCAAGAAAATCATAGTCAATTCTTTATTAAAAAATTAGGGATTAAGGGTGGTATTGCTATAGAAATAGAAGCTGAATGCAAAACCCCTAAACCTACAAAAACCAATCAAACCCCTAAAGAGCCAAAACACCTTCCAAACTCCAAACAACCCCGCTCTCAAAGAGGATCAAAAGCGCAAGAGCTTGTAGCTTATTTGCAAAAAGAATTAGAATCTCTGCCCTATTCACAAAAAGCTATCGCTAAACAAGTGGATTTTTATAAACCAAGTTCTATCGCCTATTTAGAACTAGATCCTAGAGATTTTAAGGTTACAGAAGAATGGCAAAACGAAAATCTAAAAATACGCTCTAAAGCTCAAGCTAAAATGCTTGAAATGAGAAAAACACAAGCCAACCTTTCAACCTCTCAAAGCCTTTTGTTCGTTCAAAAAATATTTGCTGATGTCAATAAAGAAATAAAAGTAGTTGCTAATACCGAGAAAAAAGCAGAAAAAGCGGGTTATGGCTATAGTAAAAGGATGTAG
- the topA gene encoding type I DNA topoisomerase, with product MKHLIIVESPAKAKTIKNFLDKNYEVIASKGHVRDLSKFALGIKIDETGFTPNYVVDKDHKELVKQIIELSKKASTTYIATDEDREGEAIGYHVACLIGGKLESYPRIVFHEITQNAILNALKTPRQIDMSKVNAQQARRFLDRIVGFKLSSLISSKIIKGLSAGRVQSAALKLVVDKEREIKAFKPLTYFTLDAYFESHLEAQLISYKGNKLKAQELIDEKKAQEIKNELEKESYAISSIVKKSKKSPTPPPFMTSTLQQSASSLLGFSPTKTMSIAQKLYEGVATPQGVMGVITYMRTDSLNIAKEALEEARNKILKDYGKDYLPPKAKVYSSKNKNAQEAHEAIRPTSIILEPNALKDYLKPEELKLYTLIYKRFLASQMQDALFESQSVVVACEKGEFKASGRKLLFDGYYKILGNDDKDKLLPNLKENNPIKLEKLESNAHVTEPPARYSEASLIKVLESLGIGRPSTYAPTISLLQNRDYIKVEKKQISALESAFKVIEILEKHFEEIVDSKFSASLEEELDNIAQNKADYQQVLKDFYYPFMDKIEAGKKNIISQKVHEKTGQSCPKCGGELVKKNSRYGEFIACNNYPKCKYVKQTENANDGANQELCEKCGGEMVQKFSRNGAFLACNNYPECKNTKSLKNTPNAKEVIEGVKCPECGGDIALKRSKKGSFYGCNNYPKCHFLSNHKPINKRCEKCHYLMSERIYRKKKAHECIKCKERVFLEEDDG from the coding sequence ATGAAGCACCTTATTATCGTAGAATCCCCAGCAAAAGCCAAAACCATTAAAAATTTTTTGGATAAAAATTATGAAGTCATTGCCTCTAAAGGGCATGTTAGGGATTTATCCAAATTCGCTTTAGGCATTAAGATTGATGAAACCGGCTTTACTCCTAATTATGTCGTGGATAAAGACCATAAAGAGCTTGTCAAACAGATCATAGAGCTTTCTAAAAAGGCATCTACCACCTACATCGCTACCGATGAAGACAGAGAAGGGGAAGCGATAGGCTATCATGTGGCATGCTTGATTGGGGGGAAATTGGAGAGCTATCCTAGGATTGTTTTTCATGAGATCACGCAAAATGCGATTTTAAACGCTCTAAAAACCCCACGACAAATTGACATGTCTAAGGTCAATGCCCAACAAGCCAGACGCTTTTTAGATCGGATCGTGGGCTTTAAGCTCAGCTCGTTGATTTCATCAAAAATCATTAAAGGTTTGAGCGCTGGGCGGGTGCAAAGCGCCGCTTTAAAGCTTGTGGTTGATAAAGAAAGGGAGATCAAAGCCTTTAAGCCTTTAACCTACTTCACGCTAGACGCTTATTTTGAGTCGCATTTAGAAGCGCAACTCATTAGTTATAAAGGCAACAAACTCAAAGCCCAAGAACTCATTGATGAAAAAAAAGCTCAAGAGATTAAAAACGAATTAGAAAAAGAAAGCTACGCTATTTCCAGTATCGTTAAAAAATCTAAAAAATCCCCCACACCGCCCCCTTTCATGACTTCTACTTTACAGCAAAGCGCTTCCAGTCTTTTAGGCTTTTCGCCCACAAAAACCATGAGTATCGCTCAAAAATTGTATGAGGGCGTAGCCACCCCGCAAGGGGTTATGGGGGTGATCACTTACATGAGGACCGATAGCTTGAATATCGCTAAAGAAGCTTTAGAAGAAGCGAGGAATAAGATCTTAAAAGACTACGGCAAAGACTACTTACCCCCTAAAGCCAAAGTCTATTCCAGCAAGAATAAAAACGCCCAAGAAGCCCATGAAGCGATCAGGCCCACTTCTATTATTTTAGAGCCAAACGCTTTAAAAGACTATCTTAAGCCTGAAGAATTAAAGCTCTATACTTTAATTTACAAACGCTTCTTAGCTTCTCAAATGCAAGACGCTCTTTTTGAAAGCCAAAGCGTGGTTGTGGCTTGCGAAAAAGGCGAGTTTAAAGCGAGTGGCAGAAAACTCCTTTTTGATGGCTATTATAAAATTTTAGGCAATGACGATAAGGACAAATTGCTCCCCAATTTGAAAGAAAATAACCCCATTAAATTAGAAAAACTAGAGAGCAACGCCCATGTTACAGAACCTCCAGCGCGCTATTCAGAAGCGAGCTTGATTAAAGTTTTAGAAAGTTTAGGCATAGGCAGACCTAGCACCTACGCCCCAACGATTTCCCTTTTGCAAAACAGAGACTATATTAAGGTAGAAAAAAAGCAGATCAGCGCTTTAGAGAGCGCGTTTAAGGTGATAGAAATTTTAGAAAAGCATTTTGAAGAAATCGTGGATTCCAAATTCAGCGCTTCTTTAGAAGAGGAACTGGACAATATCGCTCAAAATAAAGCCGACTACCAGCAAGTCTTAAAGGACTTTTACTACCCTTTTATGGATAAAATTGAAGCCGGGAAAAAGAACATCATCTCTCAAAAAGTGCATGAAAAAACCGGCCAATCATGCCCTAAATGCGGTGGGGAATTGGTCAAAAAAAATAGCCGTTATGGGGAGTTTATCGCTTGCAACAATTACCCTAAATGCAAATATGTCAAACAAACTGAAAACGCCAATGATGGAGCCAATCAAGAATTGTGCGAAAAATGCGGAGGGGAAATGGTGCAAAAATTCAGCAGAAACGGGGCGTTTTTGGCTTGCAACAACTACCCTGAATGCAAAAACACCAAATCGTTAAAAAACACCCCTAACGCAAAAGAAGTAATAGAAGGCGTGAAATGCCCAGAATGTGGGGGGGATATTGCCTTAAAAAGGAGCAAGAAAGGCTCGTTTTATGGCTGCAACAATTACCCTAAATGCCATTTTTTATCCAACCATAAGCCCATCAATAAGCGTTGCGAGAAATGCCATTATTTAATGAGTGAAAGAATCTATCGCAAAAAAAAGGCGCATGAATGCATTAAATGCAAAGAGCGCGTGTTTTTAGAGGAAGATGATGGCTAA
- the infC gene encoding translation initiation factor IF-3, with translation MSRNEVLLNGDINFKEVRCVGDNGEVYGIISSKEALNIAQNLGLDLVLISASAKPPVCKVMDYNKFRYQNEKKIKEAKKKQKQIEIKEIKLSTQIAQNDINYKVKHAREFIESNKHVKFKVVLKGRESQNSKAGLDVLFRVQTMMQDLANPEKEPKTEGRFVSWMFVPKAKEAPKNEKKTKENNPPFNRINLMKGENHAKNED, from the coding sequence TTGAGTAGAAACGAAGTGTTGTTAAACGGAGACATTAATTTTAAAGAAGTGCGTTGCGTGGGCGATAATGGCGAAGTGTATGGGATCATTTCTTCCAAAGAAGCGCTCAATATCGCTCAAAATTTAGGTTTGGATTTGGTTTTGATTTCAGCGAGCGCGAAACCTCCCGTGTGCAAGGTGATGGATTATAATAAATTCCGCTACCAGAATGAAAAGAAAATCAAGGAAGCCAAGAAAAAGCAAAAGCAAATTGAAATCAAAGAGATCAAGCTTTCCACTCAAATCGCGCAAAACGATATTAACTACAAAGTCAAGCATGCGAGAGAATTTATTGAATCCAATAAGCATGTCAAATTCAAAGTGGTTTTAAAGGGTAGGGAGAGCCAAAACTCAAAAGCCGGGCTTGATGTGCTTTTTAGGGTCCAAACGATGATGCAAGATTTAGCCAACCCTGAAAAAGAGCCAAAAACCGAGGGGCGTTTTGTTTCGTGGATGTTTGTGCCTAAGGCTAAAGAAGCCCCCAAAAACGAAAAGAAAACCAAAGAAAATAACCCGCCTTTTAATCGTATTAACCTTATGAAAGGAGAAAATCATGCCAAAAATGAAGACTAA
- the ppsA gene encoding pyruvate, water dikinase: MRYIKFFKELNNKNVNLVGGKNASIGEMFQELVPIGIKVPDGFAITSEAYWYLLEQGGAKQKIIELLENVDATEIDVLKIRSKQIRELIFGTPFPSDLRDEIFQAYEILSQQYHMKEADVAVRSSATAEDLPDASFAGQQDTYLNIKGKTELIHYIKSCLASLFTDRAISYRASRGFDHLKVALSVGVQKMVRADKGSAGVMFSIDTETGFKDAVFITSAWGLGENVVGGTINPDEFYVFKPTLEQNKRPIIKRQLGNKTQKMVYAPRGSEHPTRNIKTTKKEWQSFSLSDEDVLILAKYAIEIEKHYSKEAKQYRPMDIEWAKDGDSGEIFIVQARPETVQSQKTKEESQVFEKFKFKNPNEKKEIILQGRAIGSKIGSGKVRIINDLEHMNSFKEGEILVTDNTDPDWEPCMKKASAVITNRGGRTCHAAIVAREIGVPAIVGVSGATDSLYTGMEITVSCAEGEEGYVYAGIYEHEIERVELSNMQETQTKIYINIGNPEKAFGFSQLPNHGVGLARMEMIILNQIKAHPLALVDLHHKKSVKEKNEIENLMAGYANPKDFFVKKIAEGIGMISAAFYPKPVIVRTSDFKSNEYMRMLGGSSYEPNEENPMLGYRGASRYYSESYNEAFSWECEALALVREEMGLTNMKVMIPFLRTIEEGKKVLEILRKNNLESGKNGLEIYIMCELPVNVILADDFLSLFDGFSIGSNDLTQLTLGVDRDSELVSHVFDERNEAMLKMFKKAIEACKRHNKYCGICGQAPSDYPEVTEFLVKEGITSISLNPDSVIPTWNAVAKLEKELKEHGLTAH; encoded by the coding sequence GTGCGATATATCAAGTTTTTCAAAGAGTTGAACAATAAGAATGTGAATCTGGTTGGGGGCAAGAACGCTAGCATTGGTGAGATGTTTCAAGAATTAGTGCCTATTGGCATCAAAGTGCCTGATGGCTTTGCGATCACAAGCGAAGCGTATTGGTATCTTTTAGAGCAAGGGGGGGCTAAGCAAAAAATCATAGAGCTTTTAGAGAATGTTGATGCCACGGAAATTGATGTGTTAAAAATCCGCTCCAAACAAATCAGAGAGCTTATTTTTGGCACGCCTTTTCCTAGCGATTTAAGAGATGAGATTTTTCAAGCTTATGAAATTTTAAGCCAGCAATACCACATGAAAGAAGCCGATGTGGCGGTAAGAAGCTCCGCTACCGCAGAAGATTTGCCGGACGCTTCTTTTGCCGGGCAGCAAGACACCTATTTAAACATTAAGGGTAAAACAGAATTGATCCACTATATCAAATCCTGTTTAGCGTCGCTTTTTACCGATAGAGCGATTAGCTATAGAGCGAGCCGTGGGTTTGATCATTTAAAAGTCGCCTTGAGTGTGGGGGTGCAAAAAATGGTGCGAGCGGATAAAGGTAGCGCGGGCGTGATGTTTTCTATTGACACCGAAACCGGCTTTAAGGATGCGGTATTTATCACTTCAGCGTGGGGGTTAGGCGAAAATGTGGTGGGCGGCACGATAAACCCTGATGAATTTTATGTGTTTAAGCCCACTTTAGAGCAAAACAAACGCCCCATTATCAAACGCCAACTCGGCAACAAAACGCAAAAAATGGTCTATGCCCCAAGGGGTAGCGAACACCCCACCAGAAACATTAAAACCACCAAAAAAGAATGGCAATCCTTTTCACTGAGCGATGAAGACGTGCTGATTTTAGCCAAATACGCCATTGAAATTGAAAAACATTACTCTAAAGAAGCCAAACAATACCGCCCTATGGATATAGAATGGGCTAAAGATGGCGATAGCGGGGAAATCTTTATCGTTCAAGCGCGCCCAGAAACCGTTCAAAGCCAAAAAACCAAAGAAGAAAGTCAAGTCTTTGAAAAATTCAAATTCAAAAACCCTAACGAAAAGAAAGAGATTATCTTACAAGGCAGAGCGATTGGGAGTAAAATTGGCTCAGGGAAAGTGCGTATCATCAATGATTTGGAGCACATGAATTCTTTTAAAGAGGGCGAAATTTTAGTTACGGATAACACCGACCCAGACTGGGAGCCTTGCATGAAAAAAGCGAGCGCGGTTATCACCAATCGTGGGGGGCGCACTTGCCATGCCGCTATTGTGGCTAGAGAAATTGGCGTGCCAGCGATTGTTGGGGTGAGCGGGGCGACTGATAGCCTTTATACCGGCATGGAAATCACGGTTTCTTGCGCTGAGGGCGAAGAGGGCTATGTGTATGCGGGCATTTATGAGCATGAAATTGAAAGGGTGGAGCTTTCTAACATGCAAGAAACGCAAACAAAAATTTACATTAACATTGGAAACCCTGAAAAAGCCTTTGGCTTTTCTCAGCTCCCTAATCACGGCGTAGGGCTAGCCAGAATGGAAATGATTATTTTAAATCAAATCAAAGCCCACCCTTTAGCCTTAGTGGATTTGCACCACAAAAAAAGCGTGAAAGAAAAAAATGAAATTGAAAACCTCATGGCAGGCTATGCTAACCCTAAAGATTTTTTTGTGAAAAAAATCGCTGAAGGCATTGGCATGATCAGTGCAGCGTTTTACCCTAAACCTGTGATTGTGAGAACGAGCGATTTCAAATCCAATGAATACATGCGCATGCTTGGCGGCTCTAGCTATGAGCCTAATGAAGAAAATCCCATGCTTGGCTATAGGGGGGCTAGTCGGTATTATTCAGAAAGCTATAATGAAGCGTTTTCATGGGAGTGTGAAGCTTTAGCGTTAGTGAGAGAAGAAATGGGATTAACCAACATGAAAGTGATGATCCCTTTTTTGCGCACCATTGAAGAGGGTAAAAAAGTCCTAGAAATCTTAAGAAAAAACAATTTAGAATCCGGTAAAAACGGGCTTGAAATTTACATCATGTGCGAATTACCGGTGAATGTCATTTTGGCTGATGATTTCTTAAGCTTGTTTGATGGCTTTTCTATTGGCTCTAATGATTTAACCCAGCTCACTTTAGGCGTGGATAGAGACAGCGAATTGGTCAGCCATGTCTTTGATGAAAGGAATGAAGCGATGCTAAAAATGTTTAAAAAAGCGATTGAAGCTTGTAAAAGGCACAACAAATATTGCGGGATTTGCGGGCAAGCCCCAAGCGATTACCCTGAAGTGACAGAGTTTTTAGTCAAAGAGGGCATCACTTCCATTTCTTTAAACCCCGATAGCGTGATCCCCACTTGGAACGCTGTAGCCAAGTTAGAAAAAGAGTTGAAAGAACATGGCTTAACTGCACATTGA